A single Micromonospora luteifusca DNA region contains:
- a CDS encoding class I SAM-dependent methyltransferase, producing the protein MRGAAADALTELEREIDAPGVGLDRLRLVPTPFVPEVRLHLAEDAIVWWARMEAAVGHALPAPYWASAWAGGQALARHLLDHPELAAGRRVLDLAAGSGLVAIAAALAGAAQVTANDIDPYAIAAVTLNARANRVAVDAVGDDLLDSTEADADLVVAGDVFYDRAMADRMLPFLQRAAAGGADVLVGDPGRGHLPADRLTVLANYPVPTTEPSVDSSLRRVQVLRPT; encoded by the coding sequence ATGAGGGGTGCCGCAGCCGACGCGCTGACCGAGTTGGAGCGCGAGATCGACGCGCCCGGCGTCGGCCTGGACCGGCTCCGGTTGGTGCCCACCCCGTTCGTTCCCGAGGTGCGGCTGCACCTGGCCGAGGACGCGATCGTCTGGTGGGCTCGGATGGAGGCCGCCGTCGGGCATGCCCTGCCGGCGCCGTACTGGGCGTCCGCCTGGGCCGGCGGTCAGGCCCTGGCCCGCCATCTCCTGGACCACCCGGAACTCGCCGCCGGACGCCGGGTGCTCGACCTCGCCGCCGGATCGGGGCTGGTGGCCATCGCCGCCGCGCTGGCCGGCGCCGCACAGGTGACCGCCAACGACATCGACCCCTACGCCATCGCCGCCGTCACGCTCAACGCCCGGGCCAACCGGGTCGCCGTCGACGCCGTCGGAGACGACCTGCTCGACAGCACCGAAGCCGACGCCGACCTGGTGGTCGCCGGAGACGTCTTCTACGACCGCGCGATGGCCGACCGGATGCTGCCGTTCCTGCAGAGAGCCGCCGCCGGGGGCGCCGACGTGCTGGTCGGCGACCCCGGTCGAGGGCACCTCCCGGCGGACCGCCTGACGGTACTGGCCAACTATCCGGTGCCCACCACCGAACCGTCGGTCGACTCGTCGTTACGCCGCGTGCAGGTGCTGCGACCCACCTGA
- a CDS encoding MBL fold metallo-hydrolase, producing MTYSGDVTHGGAPAVRELNGLTISKLSVGPMDNNAYLLRCTGTGDQVLIDAANEAPRLLDLIGDGGLTAVVTTHQHMDHWVALEEVVAKTSARALVHADDAAGLPIEAEHLADGDIVPVGDCALEVIHIKGHTPGSIALLYRDPAGTGHLFTGDSLFPGGVGNTDKDPERFAALIDDVEHKLFDQLPDDTWFYPGHGKDSTLGAERPSLPQWRARGW from the coding sequence ATGACATACAGCGGAGACGTCACCCACGGCGGCGCGCCGGCGGTACGCGAGCTGAACGGGCTCACCATCAGCAAGCTGTCGGTCGGCCCGATGGACAACAACGCCTACCTGCTGCGCTGCACGGGCACCGGTGACCAGGTCCTGATCGACGCCGCCAACGAGGCACCCCGGCTGCTGGACCTGATCGGCGACGGAGGGCTCACCGCCGTGGTGACGACTCACCAGCACATGGATCACTGGGTGGCGTTGGAGGAGGTGGTCGCCAAGACCAGTGCCCGGGCGCTGGTGCACGCCGACGACGCGGCCGGGCTGCCGATCGAGGCGGAACACCTGGCCGACGGCGACATCGTGCCGGTCGGCGACTGCGCGCTGGAGGTCATCCACATCAAGGGGCACACCCCGGGCTCGATCGCGCTGCTCTACCGCGACCCGGCCGGCACCGGGCACCTCTTCACCGGCGACAGCCTCTTCCCGGGCGGTGTCGGAAACACCGACAAGGACCCGGAGCGCTTCGCCGCGCTGATCGACGACGTCGAGCACAAGCTGTTCGACCAACTACCGGACGACACCTGGTTCTACCCCGGCCATGGCAAGGACAGCACCCTGGGAGCGGAACGACCGTCCCTCCCCCAGTGGCGAGCCCGAGGCTGGTAA
- a CDS encoding Rieske (2Fe-2S) protein gives MSDDQALTGPGTQTRRTLLTGVGAVGAAVVLAACGSDDGNGSAAPTSGGPAVPSTGDAGGGDRQGAQSLATTADIPVGGGKVLASDGVVITQPTAGQFKGFSPICTHQNCPVTNVDGGTINCTCHGSKFSIEDGSVKAGPATRPLPPKEIKVTGDQISLA, from the coding sequence ATGAGTGACGATCAGGCGCTGACCGGTCCGGGTACCCAGACACGTCGTACCCTGCTCACTGGCGTCGGGGCAGTCGGCGCGGCCGTCGTCCTGGCCGCCTGCGGCAGTGATGACGGCAACGGCAGTGCCGCTCCCACCAGCGGCGGCCCAGCGGTGCCCAGCACCGGGGACGCCGGCGGCGGCGACCGGCAGGGCGCCCAGTCGCTGGCCACCACCGCCGACATCCCGGTCGGTGGCGGGAAGGTCCTCGCCAGCGACGGCGTGGTCATCACCCAGCCCACCGCGGGCCAGTTCAAGGGCTTCAGCCCGATCTGCACCCACCAGAACTGCCCGGTGACGAACGTCGACGGGGGCACCATCAACTGCACCTGCCACGGCAGCAAGTTCTCCATCGAGGACGGCTCGGTGAAGGCCGGCCCGGCCACCAGGCCGCTGCCGCCCAAGGAGATCAAGGTCACCGGAGACCAGATCTCACTGGCCTGA
- a CDS encoding cold-shock protein, whose product MATGTVKWFNSEKGFGFIEQDGGGPDVFVHYSAIASSGYRELNEGQKVEFEVTQGQKGPQADNVRPM is encoded by the coding sequence ATGGCAACCGGCACGGTTAAGTGGTTCAACTCGGAAAAGGGTTTCGGCTTCATCGAGCAGGACGGTGGAGGGCCGGACGTGTTCGTCCACTACTCCGCCATCGCTTCGAGCGGCTACCGGGAACTCAACGAGGGCCAGAAGGTCGAGTTCGAGGTGACCCAGGGGCAGAAGGGTCCGCAGGCGGACAACGTCCGCCCGATGTAG
- the uvrC gene encoding excinuclease ABC subunit UvrC, with product MADPSTYRPAPGTIPESPGVYRFRDGTGRVIYVGKAKNLRSRLNSYFGDVWNLHERTRQMVTTAESVDWITVGTEVEALQQEFTWIKQYDPRFNVRYRDDKSYPYLAVTLDEEYPRLQVMRGAKRKGVRYFGPYSHAWAIRETLDLLLRVFPARTCSAGVFKRAGQVGRPCLLGYIGKCSAPCVGTVSADEHRAIVDGFCDFMAGRTDTMVRKIEREMTEASEQLEFERAARLRDDVAALRRAMEKQTVVLGDGTDADVVAFADDPLEAAVQVFHVRDGRVRGQRGWVVEKTEDLTTGDLVHHFCTQVYGSEQGETDVPRELLVPELPADADALADWLSNHRGSRVSLRVPQRGDKRSLMETVERNAKDALARHKLKRSGDLTTRGKALDEISEALGMRTSPLRIECFDISQIQGTDVVASMVVFEDGLPRKSEYRRFIIRGATDDLSAMSEVLRRRFARYLDSRAETGEVGVESADDPTAPGGAVEPQVGVLIDPTTGRPRKFAYPPQLVVVDGGAPQVAAAAQALADLGIDDVALCGLAKRLEEVWLPDDEFPVILPRTSEGLYLLQRVRDEAHRFAITFHRQRRSKRMTESALDHVPGLGEVRRKALLRHFGSLKRLSAATVEEITEVPGVGRRTAEAILAALDKDTSGDGGATATPGP from the coding sequence GTGGCTGACCCCTCGACCTACCGCCCCGCGCCCGGCACCATCCCGGAGTCACCGGGGGTCTACCGCTTCCGTGACGGCACCGGCCGAGTGATCTACGTTGGCAAGGCGAAAAACCTGCGCAGCCGGCTCAACTCCTACTTCGGCGACGTGTGGAACCTGCACGAGCGCACGCGGCAGATGGTCACCACCGCCGAATCGGTGGACTGGATCACCGTCGGCACCGAGGTCGAGGCGCTCCAGCAGGAGTTCACCTGGATCAAGCAGTACGACCCTCGGTTCAACGTCCGCTACCGCGACGACAAGTCATACCCCTACCTCGCCGTCACCCTCGACGAGGAGTACCCGCGGCTGCAGGTGATGCGTGGCGCCAAGCGCAAGGGGGTGCGCTACTTCGGTCCGTACTCGCACGCCTGGGCGATCCGGGAGACGCTCGACCTGCTGCTGCGGGTGTTCCCCGCCCGGACCTGCTCCGCCGGGGTGTTCAAACGGGCCGGACAGGTCGGCCGTCCCTGCCTGCTCGGCTACATCGGCAAGTGCTCGGCGCCGTGCGTCGGCACCGTCTCCGCCGACGAACACCGCGCGATCGTCGACGGGTTCTGCGACTTCATGGCCGGGCGCACCGACACCATGGTCCGCAAGATCGAGCGCGAGATGACCGAGGCGAGCGAGCAACTGGAGTTCGAGCGCGCCGCCCGACTGCGTGACGACGTGGCCGCGCTGCGCCGGGCCATGGAGAAGCAGACCGTGGTGCTGGGCGACGGCACCGACGCCGACGTGGTCGCGTTCGCCGACGACCCGCTCGAAGCGGCCGTCCAGGTCTTCCACGTCCGTGACGGCCGGGTCCGCGGCCAGCGGGGCTGGGTGGTGGAGAAGACCGAGGACCTGACCACCGGCGACCTCGTGCACCACTTCTGCACCCAGGTGTACGGGAGCGAGCAGGGCGAAACCGACGTGCCCCGGGAGCTGCTGGTGCCCGAGTTGCCCGCGGACGCCGACGCGCTGGCCGACTGGCTCTCCAACCACCGGGGCAGCCGGGTGTCGCTGCGGGTGCCACAGCGCGGCGACAAGCGCTCACTCATGGAGACGGTGGAGCGCAACGCCAAGGACGCGCTGGCCCGGCACAAGCTCAAGCGTTCCGGTGACCTGACCACCCGGGGCAAGGCACTCGACGAGATCAGCGAAGCACTCGGCATGCGTACCTCGCCGCTGCGCATCGAGTGTTTCGACATCTCCCAGATCCAGGGCACCGATGTGGTCGCCAGCATGGTCGTCTTCGAGGACGGGTTGCCCCGCAAGAGCGAGTACCGGCGCTTCATCATCCGTGGCGCCACCGACGACCTGTCCGCGATGTCCGAGGTGCTCCGCCGCCGCTTCGCCCGCTACCTGGACTCCAGGGCCGAGACCGGCGAGGTCGGGGTGGAGTCGGCCGACGACCCCACCGCCCCTGGAGGTGCGGTGGAGCCGCAGGTCGGTGTCCTGATCGATCCGACCACCGGCCGGCCGCGGAAATTCGCGTACCCGCCACAGCTGGTGGTCGTCGACGGCGGTGCCCCGCAGGTCGCGGCGGCCGCGCAGGCCCTCGCCGACCTGGGCATCGACGACGTGGCCCTGTGTGGGCTGGCCAAGCGGCTGGAGGAGGTCTGGCTCCCCGACGACGAGTTCCCGGTCATCCTGCCGCGCACCTCGGAGGGGCTCTACCTGCTGCAACGGGTCCGTGACGAGGCCCACCGGTTTGCCATCACCTTCCACCGGCAGCGGCGTTCCAAGCGGATGACCGAGTCGGCGCTGGACCACGTGCCCGGCTTGGGCGAGGTTCGGCGCAAGGCGCTGCTGCGTCATTTCGGCTCACTCAAGCGACTCTCCGCCGCAACAGTCGAGGAGATCACCGAGGTGCCCGGGGTGGGCCGGCGTACCGCCGAGGCGATTCTGGCCGCCCTCGACAAGGACACGAGTGGCGACGGCGGCGCCACAGCGACGCCGGGCCCCTGA
- the uvrA gene encoding excinuclease ABC subunit UvrA, whose translation MADRLIIRGAREHNLRDVSLDLPRDALIVFTGLSGSGKSSLAFDTIFAEGQRRYVESLSSYARQFLGQMDKPDVDFIEGLSPAVSIDQKSTSRNPRSTVGTITEVYDYLRLLYARIGEPHCPVCGERISRQSPQQIVDRVLAMAEGTKFMVLAPVIRGRKGEYVDLFAELQAKGYARARIDGVVHPLTEPPKLKKQEKHTIEVVIDRLTVKPSAKQRLTDSVEAALGLSSGLVLLDFVDLPEDDPERERRYSEHLACPNDHPLAIEDLEPRVFSFNAPYGACPECTGLGTKKEVDPELLVPDPERSLREGAVQPWSTGHNLEYFLRLLEALGEAQHFDVDTPWRALPARAQKTILHGSDDQVHVRYRNKYGRERSYYTGFEGVVQWIERRHSDTESESSRDKYEGYMRDVPCAACGGARLKPEVLAVTLAGKSIAEVCNLSVGECADLLAGIELTDRQKLIAERVLKEINARLRFLLDVGLDYLSLDRPAGTLSGGEAQRIRLATQIGSGLVGVLYVLDEPSIGLHQRDNHRLIETLIRLRGLGNTLIVVEHDEDTIRTADWIVDIGPGAGEHGGKIVHSGSVPALLKNKESITGAYLSGRRSIPTPTKRRPQDPTRDLVVHGAREHNLRNLTVPFPLGQLIAVTGVSGSGKSTLVNDILYAVLANQINGARLVPGRHTRVSGLEHVDKVVGVDQSPIGRTPRSNPATYTGVWDHVRRLFAETTEAKVRGYGPGRFSFNVKGGRCEACSGDGTIKIEMNFLPDVYVPCEVCKGARYNRETLEVHYKGKTVSDVLEMPIEEAAEFFSAIPPIHRHLKTLVDVGLGYVRLGQPAPTLSGGEAQRVKLASELQKRSTGRTVYVLDEPTTGLHFEDIRKLLMVLEGLVDKGNTVITIEHNLDVIKTADWLIDMGPEGGHRGGTVLATGTPEEVAEVAESHTGQFLRQVLKLDGEAKGAAAATTRATKANGVATKTRASRKVPAAAAR comes from the coding sequence GTGGCCGACCGACTGATCATCCGTGGCGCGCGCGAGCACAACCTGCGTGACGTCAGTCTCGACCTGCCCCGGGACGCGCTCATCGTGTTCACCGGGCTGTCCGGGTCGGGCAAGTCGAGCCTGGCCTTCGACACGATCTTCGCCGAGGGGCAGCGCCGCTACGTCGAGTCGCTCTCGTCGTACGCCCGGCAGTTCCTCGGCCAGATGGACAAGCCGGACGTCGACTTCATCGAGGGCCTGAGCCCCGCCGTCTCCATCGACCAGAAGTCCACCTCGCGCAACCCGCGGTCGACCGTCGGCACCATCACCGAGGTCTACGACTACCTCCGACTGCTCTACGCCCGCATCGGCGAGCCGCACTGCCCGGTCTGTGGTGAGCGGATCTCTCGGCAGAGCCCCCAGCAGATCGTCGACCGGGTCCTCGCCATGGCCGAGGGCACCAAGTTCATGGTGCTCGCGCCGGTGATCCGCGGCCGCAAGGGCGAGTACGTCGACCTCTTCGCCGAGCTGCAGGCCAAGGGCTATGCCCGGGCCCGGATCGACGGCGTGGTGCACCCGCTGACCGAGCCGCCGAAGCTCAAGAAGCAGGAGAAGCACACCATCGAGGTGGTGATCGACCGGCTCACCGTCAAGCCGAGCGCCAAGCAGCGGCTGACCGACTCGGTCGAGGCCGCCCTGGGTCTGTCCAGTGGACTGGTGCTGCTCGACTTCGTCGACCTTCCGGAGGACGACCCGGAGCGGGAGCGCCGCTACTCCGAGCACCTGGCCTGCCCCAACGACCACCCGCTCGCCATTGAGGATCTCGAGCCCCGGGTCTTCTCCTTCAACGCACCGTACGGCGCCTGCCCGGAATGCACGGGCCTGGGCACCAAGAAGGAGGTCGACCCGGAGCTGCTGGTCCCCGACCCGGAGCGCAGCCTGCGCGAGGGCGCCGTTCAGCCCTGGTCCACCGGGCACAACCTGGAATACTTCCTGCGCCTGCTGGAGGCCCTCGGCGAGGCCCAGCACTTCGACGTCGACACCCCGTGGCGGGCGTTGCCGGCGCGGGCGCAGAAGACGATCCTGCACGGCTCCGACGATCAGGTGCACGTGCGCTACCGCAACAAGTACGGGCGCGAGCGCTCCTACTACACCGGCTTCGAGGGCGTGGTGCAGTGGATCGAGCGCCGGCACTCCGACACCGAGTCCGAGTCGTCCCGCGACAAGTACGAGGGCTACATGCGCGACGTGCCGTGTGCGGCGTGCGGCGGCGCCCGGCTCAAGCCCGAGGTGCTCGCGGTCACGCTGGCCGGCAAGAGCATCGCCGAGGTCTGCAACCTTTCCGTGGGGGAGTGCGCCGACCTGCTCGCCGGCATCGAGCTCACCGACCGGCAGAAGTTGATCGCCGAGCGGGTCCTCAAGGAGATCAACGCCCGGCTGCGGTTCCTGCTCGACGTGGGTCTGGACTACCTCTCCCTGGACCGGCCGGCCGGCACGCTGTCCGGCGGTGAGGCGCAGCGCATCCGGCTCGCCACCCAGATCGGCTCCGGCCTGGTGGGTGTGCTCTACGTGCTCGACGAGCCCTCGATCGGGCTGCACCAGCGCGACAACCATCGGCTGATCGAGACCCTGATCCGGCTGCGCGGTCTGGGCAACACGCTGATCGTGGTGGAGCACGACGAGGACACCATCCGCACCGCCGACTGGATCGTCGACATCGGGCCCGGCGCGGGTGAGCACGGCGGCAAGATCGTGCACAGCGGCTCGGTGCCGGCCCTGCTGAAGAACAAGGAGTCGATCACCGGGGCGTACCTGTCCGGGCGGCGGTCGATCCCGACGCCGACGAAGCGCCGCCCGCAGGATCCGACCCGGGACCTGGTGGTGCACGGCGCGCGTGAGCACAACCTGCGCAACCTGACCGTCCCGTTCCCGCTGGGCCAGCTGATCGCGGTCACCGGGGTGAGTGGCTCGGGCAAGTCGACGCTGGTCAACGACATCCTGTACGCGGTGCTGGCCAACCAGATCAACGGCGCTCGGCTGGTCCCCGGCCGGCACACCCGGGTCTCCGGCCTGGAGCACGTGGACAAGGTCGTCGGAGTGGATCAGTCGCCGATCGGCCGGACGCCGCGCTCCAACCCGGCCACCTACACCGGCGTCTGGGACCACGTCCGCAGGCTCTTCGCCGAGACCACCGAGGCGAAGGTGCGCGGGTATGGCCCGGGCCGGTTCTCGTTCAACGTCAAGGGCGGGCGCTGCGAGGCGTGCTCCGGCGACGGCACCATCAAGATCGAGATGAACTTCCTGCCCGACGTGTACGTCCCCTGCGAGGTCTGCAAGGGTGCGCGGTACAACCGGGAGACCCTGGAGGTGCACTACAAGGGCAAGACCGTGTCGGACGTGCTGGAGATGCCGATCGAGGAGGCCGCCGAGTTCTTCTCCGCCATCCCGCCCATCCACCGGCACCTCAAGACGCTTGTCGACGTCGGCCTCGGCTACGTACGCCTCGGTCAGCCCGCGCCGACACTCTCCGGCGGTGAGGCGCAGCGGGTCAAGCTCGCCTCCGAGCTGCAGAAGCGTTCCACCGGTCGGACGGTCTACGTGCTCGACGAGCCGACCACCGGTCTGCACTTCGAGGACATCCGCAAGCTGCTGATGGTGCTGGAAGGGCTGGTCGACAAGGGCAACACCGTGATCACCATCGAGCACAACCTCGACGTGATCAAGACGGCCGACTGGCTGATCGACATGGGTCCGGAGGGCGGTCACCGGGGCGGCACCGTGCTCGCCACCGGCACCCCCGAGGAGGTCGCCGAGGTGGCGGAGAGCCACACCGGCCAGTTCCTGCGCCAGGTGCTCAAGCTCGACGGCGAGGCAAAGGGCGCGGCTGCCGCCACCACCCGGGCGACCAAGGCCAACGGTGTCGCGACAAAGACGCGGGCCAGCCGCAAGGTGCCGGCCGCGGCGGCGCGCTGA
- a CDS encoding maleylpyruvate isomerase family mycothiol-dependent enzyme → MTTDPLLLMGEVDAATSRLLRTAASFDAADLAAASLLSGWTRGHVLAHLARNADGFVNLLTSARTGQALPMYASLAARTTDIEVGSGRPSAEHLDDLRRTADLFTEAVAAMPAEAWAATVQARRGPWPAALLVWGRLREIEVHHLDLAADYRPADWSETFALRLLREAASHHAMGPTPPSMVLHLDGSEHEVVIGDRVGAPIVAGPVPDLAAWLIGRADGDPLSVTPDGPLPTPPEWI, encoded by the coding sequence GTGACCACGGATCCGCTGTTGCTGATGGGCGAGGTGGACGCGGCCACCAGCCGACTCCTACGAACCGCAGCCTCCTTCGACGCCGCGGACCTGGCCGCCGCGTCGCTGCTGTCGGGCTGGACGCGCGGCCACGTGCTGGCGCATCTGGCGCGCAACGCCGACGGCTTCGTCAACCTGCTCACCTCGGCCCGCACCGGCCAGGCACTGCCGATGTACGCCTCGCTGGCGGCCCGCACGACGGACATCGAAGTGGGCTCGGGCCGGCCATCCGCCGAGCACCTGGACGATCTGCGGCGCACCGCGGACCTGTTCACCGAGGCGGTCGCGGCGATGCCGGCCGAGGCCTGGGCGGCGACGGTGCAGGCGCGTCGGGGCCCGTGGCCGGCCGCGCTGCTCGTCTGGGGCCGGCTGCGCGAGATCGAGGTGCACCACCTCGACCTGGCCGCCGACTACCGACCCGCCGACTGGTCGGAGACGTTCGCCCTCCGACTGCTGCGGGAGGCCGCCAGCCATCACGCCATGGGGCCGACACCGCCGTCGATGGTGCTGCACCTCGACGGCAGCGAGCACGAGGTGGTGATCGGCGACCGCGTCGGCGCCCCGATCGTCGCCGGCCCCGTCCCCGACCTCGCCGCGTGGTTGATCGGCCGCGCCGACGGCGACCCGCTCTCCGTCACCCCCGACGGTCCCCTGCCTACTCCACCGGAATGGATCTAG
- a CDS encoding DedA family protein: MTQWLAQIGELPVLLLMGALGLVMLFDAVPLLGVLVPGDVAILAAVGVGRPTTGLATFAAVLVGCLAGWSLSFLIGRRYSERLRHSRIGGWIGETRWAAAEGILRRGGGRMMVVAPFLPVFNALLPLAAGGLRMSYRRFLGCAALGATAWAGLYLALGTASRSLAGLLPGDPSPLLVTMGVGLVLASVVLLGARRRLFSVAG; encoded by the coding sequence ATGACGCAATGGCTGGCCCAGATCGGAGAACTGCCCGTCCTGCTGCTGATGGGTGCGCTCGGGCTCGTCATGCTCTTCGACGCCGTACCCCTGCTGGGTGTCCTGGTCCCCGGCGACGTGGCGATCCTGGCCGCCGTCGGGGTGGGCCGCCCGACCACCGGGCTGGCCACCTTCGCCGCGGTGCTGGTCGGCTGCCTGGCCGGCTGGTCGCTGAGCTTCCTGATCGGCCGCCGCTACTCCGAGCGCCTGCGACACAGCCGGATCGGCGGCTGGATCGGCGAGACACGCTGGGCGGCCGCGGAGGGAATCCTGCGCCGCGGCGGCGGCCGGATGATGGTCGTCGCGCCGTTCCTGCCCGTGTTCAACGCGCTCCTCCCGCTGGCCGCCGGCGGGCTACGGATGTCGTACCGTCGATTCCTCGGCTGCGCGGCCCTCGGCGCCACCGCCTGGGCCGGTCTCTACCTCGCGCTGGGCACCGCATCCCGGTCGCTCGCCGGGCTGCTCCCCGGAGACCCCAGTCCGCTGCTGGTCACCATGGGGGTCGGGCTGGTGTTGGCATCTGTTGTGCTGCTGGGGGCGCGGCGGCGGTTGTTCTCGGTGGCTGGTTGA
- a CDS encoding C39 family peptidase, with product MRTDLIRKTALTAAGLAFTGGAIAGPITAAYAADAHTQGDRKPTSERELNVRYQAQPNFYDCGPAATRNALSVQGKDINIDDMAKEMGTTEAGTNSINDITPVLNKETGKADAYHSVEISNPNADDKQTDRLRADVVKTVDNGRAVVANIAGTSTDTGGGVHSYEGGHYISVVGYHDNGNTVTIADSADPNTAAYQISIEHLADWIATRGYATS from the coding sequence ATGCGTACCGATCTGATCCGTAAGACCGCTCTCACCGCTGCTGGGCTCGCCTTCACCGGCGGCGCCATCGCCGGCCCCATCACCGCCGCGTACGCCGCGGACGCCCACACCCAGGGCGACCGTAAGCCCACCAGCGAGCGGGAACTGAACGTGCGCTACCAGGCGCAGCCGAACTTCTACGACTGCGGCCCCGCCGCGACCCGTAACGCCCTGTCCGTGCAGGGCAAGGACATCAACATCGACGACATGGCCAAGGAAATGGGCACCACCGAGGCCGGCACCAACTCGATCAACGACATCACCCCGGTGCTGAACAAGGAAACCGGTAAGGCTGACGCCTACCACAGTGTCGAGATCAGCAACCCCAACGCTGATGACAAGCAGACCGACCGTCTGCGCGCCGACGTGGTCAAGACCGTCGACAACGGCCGCGCCGTGGTCGCCAACATCGCCGGCACCAGCACCGACACAGGCGGTGGCGTGCACTCCTACGAAGGCGGGCACTACATCAGCGTCGTCGGCTACCACGACAACGGCAACACCGTCACCATCGCCGACTCCGCCGACCCCAACACCGCCGCCTACCAGATCAGCATCGAGCACCTCGCCGACTGGATCGCCACCCGCGGCTACGCCACCAGCTGA
- the rsgA gene encoding ribosome small subunit-dependent GTPase A, producing the protein MTIDLTALGWDAERAAHAARRGEHHPGRVARVDRGVCTVLTATGPVRSSLGGAVLAAAARDPSALPCAGDWVLLTHWPDRRVTVEAVLPRRAALIRRTAGKDASGQVLAANLDAAAVVEPVHPEPDVGRIERLLSLAHESGARPLVVLTKADLAADPAALARQLAAVAPGVPVLPVSAERGIGLGPLRAEVTPGRTLGLLGPSGAGKSSLVNALVGAVMMPTQAIRRVDGKGRHTTTWRALVPIPGGGAVIDTPGVRAVGLLDGAAGLDRAFADIAGLAEGCRYADCGHDGEPACAVREALQTGELSTRRWESWRRLQGEVSHESRRREARLAAERRGGWRSARRRAARPPSPGGY; encoded by the coding sequence ATGACGATCGATCTGACCGCCCTCGGCTGGGACGCCGAGCGGGCGGCCCACGCCGCGCGACGCGGCGAGCACCACCCCGGCCGGGTAGCCCGGGTGGACCGCGGAGTCTGCACGGTGCTCACGGCGACCGGCCCGGTCCGGTCCAGCCTGGGCGGGGCTGTGCTGGCCGCTGCGGCCCGGGACCCGTCCGCGCTGCCCTGCGCCGGGGACTGGGTGCTGCTCACCCACTGGCCGGACCGGCGCGTCACCGTGGAGGCGGTGCTGCCGCGGCGGGCCGCGCTGATCCGCCGTACCGCCGGCAAGGACGCCAGCGGCCAGGTGCTGGCCGCCAACCTCGACGCGGCCGCCGTGGTCGAGCCGGTGCACCCCGAGCCGGACGTGGGCCGCATCGAACGGCTGCTCTCCCTCGCCCACGAGTCCGGCGCCCGGCCGCTGGTCGTACTGACGAAGGCCGACCTCGCGGCCGACCCGGCCGCGCTGGCCCGCCAGTTGGCCGCGGTGGCCCCCGGCGTGCCGGTCCTGCCGGTCAGCGCCGAACGGGGCATCGGGCTGGGCCCACTGCGCGCCGAGGTGACGCCCGGCCGCACGCTCGGCCTGCTCGGGCCGTCCGGCGCCGGCAAGTCGAGCCTGGTCAACGCCCTGGTCGGGGCGGTGATGATGCCGACCCAGGCGATCCGGCGGGTCGACGGCAAGGGGCGGCACACCACCACCTGGCGGGCCCTCGTGCCGATCCCCGGCGGGGGCGCCGTGATCGACACTCCCGGTGTGCGGGCGGTCGGCCTGCTGGACGGCGCGGCCGGGCTCGACCGGGCATTCGCCGATATCGCCGGGCTGGCCGAGGGCTGCCGGTACGCCGACTGCGGGCACGACGGCGAGCCCGCCTGCGCGGTCCGCGAGGCGCTGCAGACCGGCGAGCTCTCCACCCGCCGGTGGGAGAGTTGGCGACGGCTGCAGGGGGAGGTGTCCCACGAGAGCCGACGGCGGGAGGCGCGGTTGGCGGCGGAGCGGCGCGGTGGGTGGCGTTCGGCCCGGCGTCGGGCAGCCCGGCCCCCGTCGCCCGGGGGTTACTGA